The genomic window GAGCGCGGAATTGAAATCGCAGCCGCTGGGCCGAACATCGTCGTGCTCGGCATCCGCCCGAATCGTGCGGAGACCGGATACGGGTACATCGAGGCGGGAGCGCTATTTCAGGGCGATGCGCTGCACGTGCGCCGCTTTACCGAAAAGCCGAATGCAGAAACGGCTGCGGAGTTTCTTGCGGCGGGGAATTATTTCTGGAACAGCGGCATGTTTTTGTGGAGCGCGCTTACGCTGGCCGACGCGCTGCGAGAACATTTGCCGAAGACTGCGCCGCTGCTGGAAGAAATTGCCGCTGCGTTTGGGACTAGCAAGTTTGGCGCAACGTTCAAAAGGCTATATCCGCGCTGCGAGAACATCAGCGTGGATTATGCTGTGCTCGAGCCACGGTCGGCCAAAGGGGAAGGAAGTGGCAACATTTTCTGCCTGCCCGCCGACTTTGGATGGAACGATCTGGGCTCCTGGACGGCGCTGCACGAACACCACAACGCCAAGAGCATTCCGCCCGAAGGCAATCTGGTGGAGGGTTCGGGCGTGTTTCTGCTGAATGCGCGGAGCAACTATATCCATGCTCCAGGAAAGTTCGTGGCGGCTGTGGGCGTGAGCGATCTGGTAGTGGTTGAGACTGCCGACGCCTTGCTGATCACCACGCGGCAGCATGCGCAGGATGTGGGCAAAGTTGTGAAGTATCTGGACGATAAGAAGATGCATACACTGGTGTAGAAGAGAGTGATCAGTGGTCAGTAAAGCCGGATCCAATTTTTTGACCACTAGCCACCGACCACTAGCCATTAAGCACATGCCCATGCAAGAGATTAAATTCGGAACCGATGGTTGGCGCGGAATCATCGCCGATGATTTCACGTTCGAAAATGTGCGCCGGGTTGCGGGGGCGATTGCTTCCTACGTATTGAAGTACGAGGAGCCACAGCGAGGAGTCGTGGTGGGATATGACGCGCGTTTCGCCTCCCCGCGCGCGGCGCAAATTGTGTCGGAGGTGATTGCCGCGGCAGGAATTCCGGTGAAGCTGGCCAACGATTACACGCCCACGCCGGCCGTGTCTTATGCGGTGAAGCAGCAGGGCGCGGCGGGCGGAGTTATGGTCACGTCGAGCCACAATCCCTGGAACTGGAACGGGGTGAAATTCAAGGCGAAGTTTGGCGGGTCGGCGACGCCGACGATCATGAAGAAAATTGAGGAAGAAATGGCGGCCGAAGCGGCGCCGAAAGGCGTCAAGGCCGCGGTGGAGGAAGTCGATCTCAAGAAAGATTACGTCGCGGCGGTATGCAAGTTCGCCGACATGGACCTGATTGCGAAAACAAAATTCAAGTTTGCCGTGGATGCGATGTATGGGTCGGGGCGCGGCGTGTTGAGCGGAATTTTTGCGGAGCGCGGAGTGCAGTATGTCGCGATTCGTGAGGAATTGAATCCGCTGTTTCCGGGGATCAATCCGGAACCGATCGAGCCGCACACCAAGATGCTGCAAGAGACGGTGGTTCGGGAAAAATGCGACGCCGGGCTCGCCACCGATGGAGACGCCGACCGCATTGGCGCGGTGGCTGAGGACGGCAGCTTTGTGGACTCGCACAAAATTTTCTGCGTGTTGCTGCGCTGGCTTTTGGAGCGCAAAAAGTGGCCCGGGGACGTGGTGCGAGCGTTTAATACGACACGC from Candidatus Sulfotelmatobacter sp. includes these protein-coding regions:
- a CDS encoding mannose-1-phosphate guanylyltransferase; the protein is MANNSNFYPVILAGGRGTRFWPLSRKKRAKQLLALDGKQTMIQQTVARLLPIAAAKKFWVITNEDLRPAIVKQLPKLQKAQVLPEPVGRNTAPAIGLAAFLLLRENPEAVIGMFPSDHVIADEGRYRETLERGIEIAAAGPNIVVLGIRPNRAETGYGYIEAGALFQGDALHVRRFTEKPNAETAAEFLAAGNYFWNSGMFLWSALTLADALREHLPKTAPLLEEIAAAFGTSKFGATFKRLYPRCENISVDYAVLEPRSAKGEGSGNIFCLPADFGWNDLGSWTALHEHHNAKSIPPEGNLVEGSGVFLLNARSNYIHAPGKFVAAVGVSDLVVVETADALLITTRQHAQDVGKVVKYLDDKKMHTLV
- a CDS encoding phosphoglucomutase/phosphomannomutase family protein, which produces MQEIKFGTDGWRGIIADDFTFENVRRVAGAIASYVLKYEEPQRGVVVGYDARFASPRAAQIVSEVIAAAGIPVKLANDYTPTPAVSYAVKQQGAAGGVMVTSSHNPWNWNGVKFKAKFGGSATPTIMKKIEEEMAAEAAPKGVKAAVEEVDLKKDYVAAVCKFADMDLIAKTKFKFAVDAMYGSGRGVLSGIFAERGVQYVAIREELNPLFPGINPEPIEPHTKMLQETVVREKCDAGLATDGDADRIGAVAEDGSFVDSHKIFCVLLRWLLERKKWPGDVVRAFNTTRMLDRIAAKYGRKLHETSIGFKYVADLMMERDILMGGEESGGIGYSRFLPERDGVLNCLLLANVMAEEGKPLGQLVADVQREFGPHYYGRRDLHIPEDMKQNAIQRARAESTQSLGRYRVLKKEHMDGVKFFLDAPRSGNGAEAWVLFRASGTEPLLRLYTEASSSELVRELLTTGESFVRNG